A part of Drosophila bipectinata strain 14024-0381.07 chromosome 3L, DbipHiC1v2, whole genome shotgun sequence genomic DNA contains:
- the Cyp40 gene encoding peptidyl-prolyl cis-trans isomerase D — translation MEETAETGLAAPSPAQKSDGATNETMGHGKLLKPVKADNPIVYLDISIGKEDAGRLIIELRRDVVPRTAENFRALCTGEYGVGKMGKPLHYKGTKFHRIKRVFAVQSGDVVNNNGTSGESIYGPVFEDENFELNHNDEGVVSMANYGKPNSNNSQFFITAVGCENLNGINVVVGRVLRGLGIVAEMEQNCNDEGDPTAEIVIRDCGELAPGEDWGIECCDETSDKLPPYPQDWSRKNDKFSSDAAVELLTGIRQSGNHFYQLGRYHEARAKYRKASRYYLYLSKQFGWQQLNHFKKHLGDADLRKIDAFSVVNNINAAAVDLKLGNYLSAKYDCSEAIRLDPKCSKAFYRRGQAQRGLRNYEEAINDLKKAHSLLPENKQIVNELNSTKQLLAEYNRQQRNALKNLFA, via the exons ATGGAGGAAACCGCAGAAACTGGTTTGGCTGCGCCAAGTCCAGCCCAGAAATCGG ATGGGGCTACCAACGAAACCATGGGGCATGGAAAGTTGCTAAAGCCCGTGAAGGCGGACAACCCCATTGTTTACCTGGACATTAGCATTGGCAAGGAAGACG CTGGGCGCCTGATAATTGAACTGCGCAGGGATGTTGTCCCCAGGACAGCGGAAAATTTCCGCGCGCTTTGCACGGGCGAGTATGGTGTGGGAAAAATGGGCAAACCGCTGCACTACAAGGGCACAAAATTCCACAGAATCAAAAGGGTCTTCGCCGTCCAGAGCGGAGATGTTGTCAATAATAATGGAACCTCCGGGGAAAGTATCTACGGCCCAGTATTCGAAGACGAGAACTTTGAACTTAAT CACAATGATGAAGGGGTAGTCAGCATGGCGAACTATGGAAAACCCAACTCCAACAACTCCCAATTCTTCATCACTGCCGTGGGATGCGAGAATCTTAATGGAATTAACGTGGTGGTTGGTCGAGTGTTACGCGGCCTTGGCATTGTTGCCGAAATGGAACAAAACTGCAACGACGAAGGTGACCCAACAGCAGAGATCGTAATTCGGGACTGCGGCGAACTAGCACCCGGTGAGGATTGGGGCATCGAGTGCTGTGACGAGACAAGCGACAAACTGCCACCATATCCGCAAGACTGGAGTCGCAAAAACGATAAATTTTCG TCGGACGCGGCCGTGGAGCTGCTGACGGGCATTCGCCAATCGGGCAATCACTTCTATCAGCTCGGTCGCTATCATGAGGCCCGTGCCAAATACCGCAAGGCCAGTCGCTACTATCTATACCTAAGCAAACAGTTCGGCTGGCAGCAGCTGAACCACTTCAAGAAGCACTTGGGTGACGCGGATCTACGCAAGATTGACGCCTTCTCAGTGGTGAACAACATCAATGCAGCTGCGGTGGACCTGAAATTGGGAAACTATCTAAGTGCCAAATACGACTGTTCAGAGGCCATTCGACTGGATCCAAAATGCAGCAAAGCCTTCTATCGGCGTGGCCAAGCCCAAAGAGGTCTTAGGAACTACGAGGAGGCCATCAATGATCTGAAGAAAGCCCACAGCCTGCTGCCGGAGAACAAACAGATTGTGAACGAACTGAACAGCACCAAACAGCTCCTGGCAGAGTACAATCGTCAGCAGCGAAATGCGCTCAAAAATCTATTTGCCTAG
- the LOC108133887 gene encoding serine protease 1-like, which produces MKLALILLFLTTASARWHGNRTTLDSSGPENIIVNGYNAYEGKAPYAVGLRLNNGAVGGGSVIGNTWVLTAAHCLTTDSVEINYGSNRGWNGQLKHTVGKDNFFRPSGFPNTPGNDIGLIRTPHVNFNNLINKVVLPKFSQKGERFENWWCVACGWGGMANGQLANWLQCMDVQVISNSECERSYGKNNVASTVMCTRATDGKSVCGGDSGGALVTHDNPMQIGVIIFASAGCKAGPSGYTRVTDFLDWIRQISGIAYY; this is translated from the coding sequence ATGAAGCTTGCACTGATCTTACTCTTCCTGACCACAGCCTCGGCCCGCTGGCACGGCAATCGCACGACCCTGGATTCCAGTGGTCCGGAAAACATCATCGTCAATGGGTACAACGCCTATGAGGGCAAGGCTCCCTACGCGGTGGGTCTCCGCCTGAATAATGGAGCCGTAGGAGGTGGCTCCGTTATCGGCAACACCTGGGTCTTGACCGCCGCCCATTGTCTGACCACCGACTCCGTGGAGATCAACTACGGCTCCAACCGAGGATGGAACGGGCAGCTCAAGCACACCGTTGGCAAGGACAACTTCTTCCGGCCCTCGGGCTTCCCCAATACTCCCGGAAACGACATCGGACTGATCCGCACCCCACACGTGAACTTCAACAACCTGATCAACAAGGTAGTCCTGCCCAAGTTCAGCCAGAAGGGCGAGCGTTTCGAGAACTGGTGGTGTGTCGCCTGCGGCTGGGGAGGAATGGCCAATGGCCAGCTGGCCAACTGGCTACAGTGCATGGACGTCCAGGTGATCAGCAACTCAGAGTGCGAGAGATCGTATGGAAAAAACAATGTCGCCAGCACAGTCATGTGCACCCGCGCCACGGACGGGAAATCGGTATGCGGTGGAGATTCCGGTGGAGCACTGGTCACTCATGATAATCCCATGCAGATTGGTGTCATTATCTTTGCTTCAGCCGGATGCAAGGCGGGTCCTTCGGGCTACACTCGGGTTACTGATTTCTTGGACTGGATCCGACAGATATCCGGAATTGCTTATTACTAA
- the LOC108133888 gene encoding serine protease 1-like, whose amino-acid sequence MKLELLVLFLATASAGRHRNRTSLVPDNIIVNGYNAYEGKAPYAVGLRLNNGAVGGGSVIGNTWVLTAAHCLTTDSVEINYGSNRAWNGQLKVNVNKDNFFRHPGYPNTAGHDIGLIRTPHVNFNDRINKVVLPKFSQKGERFENWWCVACGWGGMSNGQLANWLQCMDVQVISNTECARSYGSVANTDMCTRQSDGKSVCGGDSGGALVTHDNPMQIGVITFASTGCKSGPSGYTRVTDHLDWIREKSGIAYY is encoded by the coding sequence ATGAAACTGGAGCTACTCGTTCTGTTCTTGGCCACCGCCAGTGCCGGCCGGCATAGGAATCGTACGTCCTTGGTTCCAGACAATATTATCGTCAACGGATACAATGCCTACGAGGGAAAGGCCCCCTACGCGGTGGGTCTCCGCTTGAATAATGGAGCCGTAGGAGGTGGCTCCGTTATCGGCAACACCTGGGTCCTGACTGCCGCCCACTGTCTGACGACTGATTCCGTGGAGATCAACTACGGCTCCAACCGGGCCTGGAACGGGCAATTGAAAGTCAATGTGAACAAGGACAACTTCTTCCGGCACCCGGGTTATCCCAACACCGCTGGCCACGACATCGGACTGATCCGCACCCCACACGTGAACTTCAACGACCGGATCAACAAGGTGGTTCTGCCAAAGTTCAGCCAGAAGGGCGAGCGCTTCGAGAACTGGTGGTGCGTCGCCTGCGGCTGGGGAGGAATGTCCAACGGCCAGTTGGCCAACTGGCTGCAGTGCATGGACGTCCAGGTGATCAGCAACACCGAGTGTGCCAGGTCCTATGGCAGTGTGGCCAACACGGACATGTGTACCCGCCAATCGGACGGGAAATCTGTCTGCGGCGGAGACTCCGGCGGAGCCTTGGTCACCCACGACAATCCAATGCAGATCGGAGTGATTACTTTTGCTTCTACGGGCTGCAAGAGCGGACCTTCGGGATACACCAGAGTCACGGATCACTTGGACTGGATACGGGAGAAGTCAGGCATTGCCTACTATTAA
- the LOC108133878 gene encoding serine protease 1-like: protein MKLFLLTLSVVLAAVSATPALNRTALLPRVTIHEGPEGRIVNGYPAPEGKAPYIVGLLIRTDGSNGAAVGAGTIISNEWILTAAHCLTTDSVDIHYGSNWGWKGSFSQNVRRDNFISHPNWPAEGGRDIGLIRTPWVDFNNLVNKVALPSFSEENDRFTNTWAVACGWGGMDNGDLAEWLQCIDVQIISNSECEQSYGTVASTDMCTRMSDGKSSCGGDSGGPLVTHDNPRLVGVITFGSVSCHNGPSGYTRVTDYLGWIRDHTGISY from the coding sequence ATGAAACTGTTCTTGCTAACTCTCTCCGTGGTCTTGGCCGCGGTCTCCGCCACTCCGGCCCTGAACCGCACCGCCCTGCTCCCGAGGGTCACCATCCACGAGGGACCTGAGGGCCGCATCGTCAACGGCTACCCAGCGCCCGAGGGCAAGGCCCCCTATATTGTGGGTCTGCTGATCCGTACTGACGGCAGCAACGGAGCCGCAGTAGGTGCCGGCACCATCATCTCCAACGAATGGATCCTGACCGCCGCTCACTGCTTGACCACCGACTCCGTGGACATCCACTACGGCTCCAACTGGGGCTGGAAAGGATCCTTCTCCCAAAACGTGCGCCGCGACAACTTTATCAGCCACCCCAACTGGCCCGCCGAGGGTGGTCGCGACATCGGTCTGATCCGCACCCCGTGGGTGGACTTCAACAACCTGGTCAACAAGGTGGCTCTGCCCAGCTTCAGCGAGGAGAACGACCGCTTCACCAACACCTGGGCTGTTGCCTGCGGATGGGGTGGCATGGACAACGGAGACCTGGCTGAGTGGCTGCAGTGCATCGACGTCCAGATCATCAGCAACAGCGAATGCGAGCAGTCCTATGGCACTGTGGCCAGCACCGACATGTGCACCCGTATGTCCGACGGAAAGTCTTCCTGCGGAGGTGACTCCGGCGGTCCCCTCGTCACACACGACAACCCTCGCCTCGTGGGAGTGATCACCTTCGGCTCCGTGAGCTGCCACAACGGTCCCTCCGGCTACACCCGCGTCACTGACTACCTGGGATGGATCCGTGACCATACTGGCATCTCCTACTAG
- the LOC108133886 gene encoding serine protease 1-like, with the protein MKLFLLTFAAALALATAGRFDYRTLQLPRVTVEETPEGRIVNGYPAYEGKAPYIVGLLLRTDGSNGAAVGAGSIISNDWVLTAAHCLTTDSIDIHYGSNWGWNGAFSHNVRRDNFISHHDHDIGLIRTPWVDFNNLVNKVALPSFSEENDRFADTWAVACGWGGMENGNLAEYLQCMDVQIMSNSECRQTYGGVSDQDLCTRAADNKSACGGDSGGPLVTHDNPRLVGVITWAWADCRTLSGYTRTTDYLGWIRDHTGISY; encoded by the coding sequence ATGAAACTGTTCTTGCTTACCTTCGCTgcggctctggctctggccacCGCCGGTCGCTTTGACTACCGCACCCTCCAGCTCCCCAGGGTCACCGTTGAGGAGACCCCAGAGGGCCGCATCGTCAACGGCTACCCGGCATACGAGGGCAAGGCCCCCTACATTGTGGGTCTGCTGCTCCGCACTGACGGCAGCAACGGCGCCGCCGTCGGAGCTGGTTCCATCATCTCCAACGACTGGGTCCTGACCGCTGCTCACTGTCTGACCACCGACTCCATAGACATCCACTACGGCTCGAACTGGGGCTGGAACGGAGCCTTCTCGCACAACGTGCGCCGTGACAACTTCATCAGCCACCATGACCACGACATCGGTCTGATCCGCACCCCGTGGGTGGACTTCAACAACCTGGTCAACAAGGTCGCGCTTCCCAGCTTCAGCGAGGAGAACGACCGCTTCGCCGACACCTGGGCCGTCGCCTGCGGATGGGGTGGCATGGAGAACGGAAACCTCGCCGAATACCTGCAGTGCATGGACGTCCAGATCATGAGCAACAGCGAGTGCAGACAGACCTACGGAGGTGTCTCCGACCAGGACTTGTGCACCCGTGCTGCCGATAACAAGTCCGCCTGCGGCGGTGACTCCGGCGGTCCCCTGGTCACACACGACAACCCTCGTCTCGTAGGAGTGATCACCTGGGCCTGGGCAGACTGCCGTACTCTCTCGGGATACACCCGCACCACCGACTACCTGGGATGGATCCGCGACCACACTGGCATCTCctactaa
- the LOC108133885 gene encoding serine protease 1-like: protein MKLFLLTFAAALALASAGRFDYRTLQLPRVTVEETPEGRIVNGYPATEGKAPYIVGLLLRTDGSNGAAVGAGSIISNDWVLTAAHCLTTDSIDIHYGSNWGWKGAFSHNVRRDNFISHHDHDIGLIRTPWVDFNNLVNKVALPSFNEEHDRFTDTWAVACGWGGMDNGDLAEWLQCIDVQIISNSECSQAYGSVSDQDMCTRMSDGKSACGGDSGGPLVTHDNPRLVGVITFGSATCHNGPSGYTRTTDYLGWIRDHTGISY, encoded by the coding sequence ATGAAACTGTTCTTGCTTACCTTCGCTGCGGCTCTGGCTTTGGCCTCCGCCGGTCGCTTTGACTACCGCACTCTCCAGCTTCCCAGGGTCACCGTCGAGGAGACCCCAGAGGGCCGCATCGTCAATGGCTACCCGGCGACCGAGGGCAAGGCCCCCTACATCGTGGGTCTGCTGCTCCGCACTGACGGCAGCAACGGCGCCGCCGTCGGAGCTGGTTCCATCATCTCCAACGACTGGGTCCTGACCGCTGCTCACTGTCTGACCACCGACTCCATCGACATCCACTACGGTTCCAACTGGGGCTGGAAGGGTGCCTTCTCCCACAACGTTCGTCGCGACAACTTCATCAGCCACCACGACCACGACATCGGTCTGATCCGCACCCCGTGGGTGGACTTCAACAACCTGGTCAACAAGGTAGCTCTGCCCAGCTTCAACGAGGAGCACGACCGTTTCACCGACACCTGGGCCGTCGCCTGCGGATGGGGTGGCATGGACAACGGAGACCTGGCTGAATGGCTCCAGTGCATTGATGTCCAGATCATCAGCAACAGCGAGTGCTCGCAGGCCTACGGATCTGTCTCTGACCAGGATATGTGCACCCGCATGAGCGACGGCAAGTCAGCCTGCGGCGGTGACTCCGGCGGTCCCCTCGTCACACACGACAACCCTCGCCTCGTGGGAGTGATCACCTTCGGCTCCGCGACCTGCCACAACGGACCCTCCGGCTACACCCGCACCACCGACTACCTGGGATGGATCCGCGACCACACTGGCATCTCCTACTAA
- the LOC108133880 gene encoding serine protease 1-like yields the protein MKLFLLTFAAALALASAGRFDYRTLQLPRITIEETPEGRIVNGYPAYEGKAPYIVGLWIRTDGSNSAAVGGGSIIGNNWVLTAAHCLTTDSVDIHYGSNWGWKGAFSHNVRRDNFISHPNHDIGLIRTPWVDFNNLVNKVALPSFNEEHDRFTDTWAVACGWGGMDNGNLADYLQCMDVQIISNSECAQTYGSVSDQDLCTRAADGHSVCGGDSGGPLVTHDNPRLVGVITWAIVGCHGGPSGYTRTTDYLGWIRDHTGISY from the coding sequence ATGAAACTGTTCTTGCTTACCTTCGCTgcggctctggctctggcctCCGCCGGTCGCTTCGACTACCGCACCCTCCAGCTCCCCAGGATCACCATCGAGGAGACCCCCGAGGGCCGCATCGTCAATGGCTACCCGGCATACGAGGGCAAGGCCCCCTACATCGTCGGTCTGTGGATCCGCACTGACGGCAGCAACTCCGCCGCCGTCGGTGGTGGTTCCATCATTGGCAACAACTGGGTGCTGACCGCCGCTCACTGCCTGACCACCGACTCCGTGGACATCCACTACGGTTCCAACTGGGGCTGGAAGGGTGCCTTCTCGCACAACGTGCGTCGCGACAACTTCATCAGCCACCCCAACCACGACATCGGTCTGATCCGCACCCCGTGGGTGGACTTCAACAACCTGGTCAACAAGGTGGCTCTTCCCAGCTTCAACGAGGAGCACGACCGTTTCACCGATACCTGGGCCGTCGCCTGCGGATGGGGTGGCATGGACAACGGAAACCTCGCCGACTACCTGCAGTGCATGGACGTCCAGATCATCAGCAACAGCGAGTGCGCCCAGACCTACGGATCTGTCTCCGACCAGGATCTGTGCACCCGTGCTGCCGATGGCCACTCCGTGTGCGGAGGTGACTCCGGCGGTCCCCTGGTCACACACGACAACCCTCGTCTCGTCGGTGTGATCACCTGGGCTATCGTTGGCTGCCATGGCGGTCCTTCTGGCTACACCCGTACCACCGACTACCTGGGATGGATCCGCGACCACACTGGCATCTCCTACTAA
- the LOC108133881 gene encoding serine protease 1-like, producing the protein MKLFLLTFAAALALASAGPFDFRTAQLPRVTIEETPEGRIVNGYPAYEGKAPYIVGLLIRTDGSNGAAVGGGSIIANNWVLTAAHCLTTDSVDIHYGSNWGWNGAFSHNVRRDNFISHPNHDIGLIRTPWVDFNNLVNKVALPSFNEENDRFTDAWAVACGWGGMDNGNLADYLQCMDVQIISNSECAQTYGSVSDQDLCTRAADGHSVCGGDSGGPLVTHDNPRLVGVITWAIVGCHGGPSGYTRTTDYLGWIRDHTGISY; encoded by the coding sequence ATGAAACTGTTCTTGCTTACCTTCGCTGCGGCTCTGGCCCTGGCCTCCGCCGGTCCCTTCGATTTCCGTACCGCCCAGCTCCCTAGGGTCACCATCGAGGAGACCCCCGAGGGCCGCATCGTCAACGGCTACCCGGCATACGAGGGCAAGGCACCCTACATTGTCGGTCTGTTGATCCGCACTGACGGCAGCAACGGCGCTGCCGTTGGAGGTGGTTCCATCATCGCCAACAACTGGGTCCTGACCGCCGCTCACTGCCTGACCACCGACTCCGTTGACATCCACTACGGTTCCAACTGGGGCTGGAACGGAGCCTTCTCGCACAACGTGCGTCGCGACAACTTCATCAGCCACCCCAACCACGACATCGGTCTGATCCGCACCCCGTGGGTGGACTTCAACAACCTGGTCAACAAGGTGGCTCTGCCCAGCTTCAACGAGGAGAACGACCGCTTCACCGACGCCTGGGCTGTCGCCTGCGGATGGGGTGGCATGGACAATGGAAACCTCGCCGACTACCTGCAGTGCATGGACGTCCAGATCATCAGCAACAGCGAGTGCGCCCAGACCTACGGATCTGTCTCCGACCAGGATCTGTGCACCCGTGCTGCCGATGGCCACTCCGTGTGCGGAGGTGACTCCGGCGGTCCCCTGGTCACACACGACAACCCTCGTCTCGTCGGTGTGATCACCTGGGCTATCGTTGGCTGCCATGGCGGTCCTTCTGGCTACACCCGTACCACCGACTACCTGGGATGGATTCGCGACCACACTGGCATCTCCTACTAA
- the LOC108133884 gene encoding serine protease 1-like gives MKLFLLTFAAALALASAGRFDYRTAQLPRITIEETPEGRIVNGYPAYEGKAPYIVGLWIRTDGSNSAAVGGGSIIGNNWVLTAAHCLTTDSVDIHYGSNWGWKGAFSHNVRRDNFISHPNHDIGLIRTPWVDFNNLVNKVALPSFNEEHDRFTDTWAVACGWGGMDNGNLADYLQCMDVQIISNSECAQTYGSVSDQDLCTRAADGHSVCGGDSGGPLVTHDNPRLVGVITWAIVGCHGGPSGYTRTTDYLGWIRDHTGISY, from the coding sequence ATGAAACTGTTCTTGCTTACCTTCGCTgcggctctggctctggcctCCGCCGGTCGCTTTGACTACCGTACCGCCCAGCTCCCCAGGATCACCATCGAGGAGACCCCTGAGGGCCGCATCGTCAACGGCTACCCGGCATACGAGGGCAAGGCCCCCTACATCGTCGGTCTGTGGATCCGCACTGACGGCAGCAACTCCGCCGCCGTCGGTGGTGGTTCCATCATCGGCAACAACTGGGTGCTGACCGCCGCTCACTGCCTGACCACCGACTCCGTGGACATCCACTACGGTTCCAACTGGGGCTGGAAGGGTGCCTTCTCCCACAACGTGCGCCGCGACAACTTCATCAGCCACCCCAACCACGACATCGGTCTGATCCGCACCCCGTGGGTGGACTTCAACAACCTGGTCAACAAGGTGGCTCTGCCCAGCTTCAACGAGGAGCACGACCGTTTCACCGACACCTGGGCCGTCGCCTGCGGATGGGGTGGCATGGACAACGGAAACCTCGCCGACTACCTGCAGTGCATGGACGTCCAGATCATCAGCAACAGCGAGTGCGCCCAGACCTACGGATCTGTCTCCGACCAGGATCTGTGCACCCGTGCTGCCGATGGCCACTCCGTGTGCGGAGGTGACTCCGGCGGTCCCCTGGTCACACACGACAACCCTCGTCTCGTCGGTGTGATCACCTGGGCTATCGTTGGCTGCCATGGCGGTCCTTCTGGATACACCCGCACCACCGACTACCTGGGATGGATCCGCGACCACACTGGCATCTCCTACTAA
- the LOC108133879 gene encoding serine protease 1-like, which yields MNLFLLTLSVALAVATASPAWNRTALLPKVTLHEGPEGRIVNGYDAPAGKAPYIVGLLLLNDGSNSAYVGAGTIIANNWILTAAHCLTTDSVNINYGSNNAWSGTFVQNVRSENFISHPNWPAEGGRDIGLIKTPWVDFTDLINKVALPSQSEASDRFTDTWCLACGWGGMDNGNLATWLQCMEVQIISNSECEQAYGTVASTDMCTRQTDGHSVCGGDSGGPLVTVDNPRLVGVITFASVSCHNGPSGYTRVSDYLEWINDNTGISY from the coding sequence ATGAATCTGTTCTTGCTGACTCTCTCCGTAGCCTTGGCCGTGGCCACCGCCTCTCCGGCCTGGAACCGCACCGCCCTGCTCCCGAAGGTGACTCTTCATGAGGGTCCCGAGGGTCGCATCGTCAACGGATACGATGCCCCTGCCGGCAAGGCGCCCTATATTGTGGGCCTGCTTCTGCTCAATGATGGCAGCAACTCCGCCTACGTGGGTGCCGGTACCATCATTGCCAACAACTGGATTCTGACCGCCGCCCACTGCCTGACCACCGACTCCGTGAACATCAACTACGGCTCAAACAACGCCTGGAGCGGAACCTTCGTCCAGAACGTTCGCAGCGAAAACTTCATCAGCCATCCCAACTGGCCCGCCGAGGGGGGACGCGACATCGGCCTGATCAAAACCCCCTGGGTGGACTTCACCGACCTGATCAACAAGGTGGCCCTGCCCAGCCAGAGCGAGGCCAGCGACCGCTTCACAGACACCTGGTGCCTGGCCTGCGGGTGGGGCGGCATGGACAACGGCAACCTGGCCACCTGGCTGCAGTGCATGGAGGTCCAGATCATCAGCAACAGCGAGTGCGAGCAGGCCTACGGCACCGTGGCCAGTACTGACATGTGCACTCGCCAAACCGACGGCCACTCCGTGTGCGGAGGCGACTCTGGCGGTCCTTTGGTGACTGTGGACAACCCACGTCTTGTGGGAGTGATCACATTCGCCTCCGTCAGCTGCCACAATGGTCCTTCCGGTTACACTCGCGTCTCCGATTATTTGGAATGGATCAACGACAACACTGGCATTTCTTACTAA